One genomic segment of Bdellovibrio bacteriovorus includes these proteins:
- a CDS encoding TIGR00730 family Rossman fold protein, with protein MKKICVFCGSSSGVRPEYLEMARELGKTFAMNGITLVYGGAKIGLMGAMADSCLAHGGKVIGVIPQVIMQKEVAHTGLTDLQVVDSMHTRKARMAELADAFIALPGGFGTFEELCEIVTWAQLGLHQKPIGILDVNEFYKPLKELIESGMREGFIRDEYKDLVVFAQSPEEILNKFANYVPAPTPQWLKSTAQT; from the coding sequence ATGAAAAAAATCTGTGTGTTTTGCGGTTCTAGTTCGGGGGTTCGTCCTGAATATTTAGAGATGGCGCGTGAGTTGGGAAAGACGTTTGCGATGAACGGCATCACTTTGGTTTATGGCGGTGCTAAGATCGGATTGATGGGGGCGATGGCGGACTCTTGCCTTGCTCACGGTGGGAAGGTTATTGGCGTTATTCCTCAAGTGATTATGCAAAAAGAAGTGGCGCATACGGGGCTCACGGATTTGCAGGTTGTGGATTCTATGCACACTCGCAAGGCGCGCATGGCGGAGCTGGCTGATGCCTTTATTGCTTTGCCTGGTGGGTTTGGAACTTTTGAAGAGCTTTGTGAGATTGTCACTTGGGCGCAGTTGGGTCTTCACCAAAAGCCCATTGGGATTTTGGACGTCAATGAATTCTATAAACCTTTGAAGGAACTGATTGAGTCTGGAATGCGTGAAGGATTTATTCGCGATGAGTATAAAGACCTTGTCGTGTTCGCGCAGTCGCCAGAAGAGATTTTGAATAAGTTTGCGAACTATGTTCCCGCGCCGACTCCCCAATGGCTTAAGTCGACGGCACAGACTTAA
- a CDS encoding DMT family transporter, which translates to MSNTTAWILLLVAGLLEVGWSIGLKYTAGFTKLGPSVFTLLTLAGSMFLLAKAANVLPIGTAYGVWVGIGALGAAILGIVLFKEAVTPARIFFLVLLLVSIIGLKMTSGAE; encoded by the coding sequence ATGTCTAACACAACAGCATGGATTCTTTTATTGGTCGCAGGCCTTCTTGAAGTGGGCTGGTCGATCGGTCTTAAATACACAGCCGGCTTTACAAAATTAGGCCCTAGCGTTTTTACTCTGCTGACTTTAGCGGGGAGTATGTTCCTTTTAGCCAAAGCTGCAAACGTCCTTCCTATCGGAACCGCTTATGGAGTGTGGGTCGGGATCGGCGCCTTAGGGGCGGCTATTTTAGGTATCGTCTTATTTAAAGAAGCTGTGACACCCGCAAGGATCTTTTTCTTGGTCTTGCTTCTTGTGTCCATCATTGGTTTAAAAATGACCTCTGGGGCTGAGTAA
- a CDS encoding lipoate--protein ligase translates to MQKLKVFLSDSLNPHLNLATEEWIFHNLDPSQQILFLWRNEETVVIGRNQNPWTECNLAQMKSDNVHLARRTTGGGAVFHDLGNTNFTFLSPKESYKRENNVQIIFDALKTFGIQGEASGRNDLLIPFHDGPRKFSGSAYREKKDRAFHHGTLLLHTDLTRLGNYLTPNPKKLQAKGKESVRARVANLNEVASEIRHEQIVETMVASFEKFYGAKAEIESLTMASLKEMPELKTQYDSLSSWDWLYGNTLEFSHKMDEYLSLGFFDFHFKVEDGVIKELRIFTDCLYPQLIEDLTNELRGSPYRGDVIKHAFGKIQSKYPDLSAGLTELEQWLCRQIEI, encoded by the coding sequence ATGCAAAAACTCAAAGTTTTCCTGTCTGACAGTTTAAATCCTCATCTTAATCTTGCGACGGAAGAGTGGATCTTTCACAATTTGGATCCTTCTCAGCAAATTCTTTTCTTATGGCGCAATGAAGAGACTGTCGTCATCGGCCGCAACCAAAATCCTTGGACCGAGTGCAACCTTGCGCAAATGAAATCAGACAATGTTCATTTAGCGCGCAGGACAACCGGTGGCGGCGCTGTCTTTCACGATTTAGGAAATACCAACTTCACTTTTCTTTCTCCGAAAGAATCTTATAAGCGTGAAAACAATGTGCAGATCATTTTTGATGCTTTGAAAACTTTTGGCATTCAAGGAGAGGCTTCAGGTCGTAATGATTTACTGATCCCTTTCCATGATGGCCCCCGTAAGTTCAGCGGCAGCGCTTATCGCGAAAAGAAAGACCGTGCTTTCCATCATGGGACACTTCTTCTGCATACCGATCTAACTCGCCTTGGAAATTATCTGACTCCGAATCCAAAAAAATTGCAGGCCAAAGGCAAAGAATCCGTTCGCGCGCGCGTGGCAAACTTAAATGAAGTGGCGTCAGAAATCCGTCACGAACAGATTGTTGAAACCATGGTGGCTTCTTTTGAAAAATTCTATGGCGCCAAGGCCGAGATCGAGTCTTTGACGATGGCAAGCTTAAAAGAAATGCCGGAGCTTAAAACTCAGTACGACTCATTAAGTTCTTGGGATTGGTTGTATGGAAATACTTTAGAGTTCAGTCACAAGATGGATGAGTATTTGTCTTTGGGCTTTTTTGATTTTCATTTCAAAGTCGAAGACGGCGTGATCAAGGAACTTCGTATTTTCACAGATTGTTTGTACCCGCAATTGATCGAAGACCTCACGAATGAACTTCGTGGGTCCCCTTACCGCGGCGACGTGATTAAACACGCGTTTGGAAAAATCCAAAGCAAGTACCCGGATCTTTCCGCGGGACTGACAGAGCTTGAACAATGGCTCTGCCGCCAAATCGAAATTTAA
- a CDS encoding SDR family oxidoreductase has product MNSWSLNGKTAVVCGASGGIGKATALLFAERGAKIIALARTEEKLKSLMNELSGSGHKYFTVDLGDTENLKKLLPQLQKESVQILINNSGGPKGGPLHAANVEEFEAPFKSHLHAAHLLVQTLLPSMKQSHYGRILNVISTSVKNPLPNLGVSNTVRGAMASWSKTLAGELAPFGITVNNVLPGYILTDRLTSLMDASAKSSQTTLDQVEENWKRSVPMRRIGEPKEMAEAIAFLASPAASYITGINLPVDGGRTPSL; this is encoded by the coding sequence ATGAATTCGTGGAGTCTTAATGGAAAAACAGCAGTCGTTTGTGGAGCCTCTGGAGGAATCGGGAAAGCCACAGCCCTTTTATTTGCTGAACGGGGCGCGAAGATCATCGCCTTAGCCCGCACCGAAGAAAAACTAAAATCTTTAATGAACGAACTTTCGGGAAGTGGTCACAAGTATTTTACCGTCGATCTGGGTGATACCGAAAATTTAAAAAAACTTTTACCTCAGCTACAAAAAGAATCAGTGCAAATTCTTATTAATAATTCTGGAGGACCTAAAGGGGGTCCTCTTCACGCCGCAAACGTCGAAGAATTCGAAGCTCCGTTTAAATCGCACTTGCATGCCGCGCACTTGTTGGTTCAGACACTTCTTCCGTCCATGAAGCAATCTCACTATGGGCGCATCTTAAATGTCATTTCCACATCAGTAAAAAATCCTCTGCCAAATTTAGGAGTTTCTAATACGGTCAGGGGAGCCATGGCCAGTTGGTCAAAAACCTTAGCCGGAGAACTCGCTCCTTTCGGAATCACCGTCAACAATGTTTTACCGGGTTATATTCTGACGGATCGTCTGACATCTTTAATGGATGCGTCGGCGAAGTCATCGCAAACGACATTGGATCAAGTTGAAGAAAATTGGAAGAGGTCTGTGCCTATGCGAAGAATCGGAGAACCGAAAGAGATGGCCGAAGCCATCGCCTTCTTAGCAAGTCCCGCCGCCTCTTACATCACAGGTATCAACTTGCCTGTCGACGGCGGCAGAACTCCTTCTTTATAG
- a CDS encoding alpha/beta hydrolase → MKTENKLQAIYIPAKEKGQGKSPVIIALHGVGSNEKDLAEFASSLDPRFAVFSLRAPLVIGAESFAWFQVRFTAEGPVHNREEAEQSRRLLKEFIKDLKSHPDVDARKVLLLGFSQGTIMSLSLGFTEPELVRGIVAIGGRTLQEISQGVVPDGTVTSTPKVLLLHGVHDNKLPLFHAEATAETLKKAGFAFNFKTYNAGHEITPEMRDDISEWLKANF, encoded by the coding sequence ATGAAAACAGAAAACAAGCTGCAGGCGATTTACATTCCGGCGAAAGAAAAAGGCCAGGGTAAGTCGCCCGTCATCATCGCTCTGCATGGCGTCGGTTCGAACGAAAAGGATCTGGCGGAGTTTGCTTCTTCGCTCGATCCACGTTTCGCCGTCTTTAGTTTGCGCGCACCTTTAGTGATCGGTGCAGAAAGTTTTGCGTGGTTCCAGGTTCGCTTCACTGCGGAGGGACCCGTTCACAATCGCGAAGAAGCGGAACAATCTCGTCGCCTGCTCAAAGAATTTATTAAAGATCTAAAATCTCATCCCGACGTTGATGCCCGCAAAGTCCTTCTTTTAGGTTTCAGCCAAGGGACCATCATGAGTCTGTCCTTAGGATTTACGGAGCCCGAGCTTGTTCGCGGCATCGTCGCAATCGGCGGACGCACGTTGCAAGAGATTTCGCAAGGTGTGGTGCCTGATGGCACAGTGACATCGACGCCGAAGGTTTTGCTCCTGCACGGTGTGCACGATAACAAGCTCCCTTTGTTTCATGCTGAAGCCACGGCGGAAACTTTGAAAAAAGCCGGTTTTGCATTTAACTTTAAGACTTACAATGCGGGTCATGAAATCACTCCAGAAATGAGAGATGATATAAGTGAATGGCTTAAAGCCAATTTTTGA
- the ygiD gene encoding 4,5-DOPA dioxygenase extradiol: MSKETRSLSRRSLLMGAGSALTALGLWRLHMPDQLKTLLNLTSKQDGEKMPVLFVGHGNPMNAIQDNPFTQSLANLGNEIATPKAILVVSAHWLSAGTWVTRMEKPRTIHDFYGFPQELFNVQYPAPGDPELAKQIQSLSSKPQIHGDDSSWGLDHGTWAVLRKMYPQADIPVLQLSIDMSEPPAFHFELGRTLKKLREQGVLIVGSGNIVHNLRRANWDKPLQGEDWAIEFDEWAKAKLVDRDFKALTEEFMKSTAGRLSVPTPDHYLPMLYVLGAADEKDELAFQFEGYDMGSISMRGFSLGKKG; the protein is encoded by the coding sequence ATGAGTAAGGAAACACGTTCCTTAAGTCGAAGGTCTTTGCTGATGGGCGCAGGTAGTGCGCTGACAGCTTTAGGTCTATGGAGATTGCATATGCCTGATCAATTAAAAACTCTTTTAAATCTGACTTCAAAACAAGACGGGGAAAAAATGCCCGTGCTTTTTGTTGGGCACGGCAATCCTATGAACGCCATCCAAGATAATCCATTCACGCAAAGTTTGGCGAATCTGGGAAATGAAATCGCCACGCCAAAAGCCATCTTGGTTGTTTCTGCGCACTGGTTGAGCGCGGGCACGTGGGTGACTCGGATGGAAAAGCCACGCACGATTCATGACTTCTACGGTTTTCCGCAAGAGTTATTCAACGTGCAGTATCCTGCGCCCGGTGATCCAGAGTTGGCAAAACAAATTCAAAGCCTTTCCAGTAAGCCGCAAATTCATGGCGACGACAGTTCGTGGGGATTGGATCATGGAACCTGGGCGGTGCTTCGTAAGATGTATCCGCAGGCCGATATTCCCGTTTTGCAGTTGAGTATAGATATGTCCGAGCCTCCGGCATTTCATTTTGAATTGGGTCGCACTTTAAAAAAATTAAGAGAGCAAGGTGTCTTGATTGTCGGAAGCGGCAACATTGTTCACAACCTGCGCCGCGCGAATTGGGATAAGCCATTGCAAGGTGAGGATTGGGCCATCGAGTTTGATGAATGGGCAAAGGCAAAACTGGTCGATCGCGACTTTAAGGCACTCACTGAAGAGTTTATGAAGTCGACGGCCGGTCGCCTTAGTGTGCCGACACCGGATCACTATTTACCAATGCTCTATGTCTTAGGAGCCGCTGATGAGAAAGATGAACTGGCGTTCCAGTTTGAAGGTTATGACATGGGTTCTATTTCTATGCGTGGGTTTAGCTTGGGTAAAAAAGGATGA
- a CDS encoding DUF1304 domain-containing protein, producing MEISFALLPAFLHVYFFILESLLWGRPRINRIFGVKAQDVAATKPLAFNQGFYNLFLAIAIFAGLHLRTAEMTYSMGTTLIIYALLSICGAGLVLLLSNPRKMWRGALIQFVPAAIALVPYLKS from the coding sequence ATGGAAATATCGTTCGCTCTTCTTCCGGCATTTTTGCATGTGTACTTCTTTATTTTAGAAAGCCTTCTTTGGGGGCGCCCGCGCATCAATCGCATTTTTGGCGTGAAGGCTCAAGATGTGGCGGCGACAAAGCCTCTTGCGTTCAATCAGGGCTTTTACAATCTCTTCTTGGCTATCGCGATTTTTGCGGGACTGCATTTGAGAACCGCAGAGATGACCTATTCCATGGGAACAACACTTATTATCTATGCTCTTCTTTCTATATGTGGGGCGGGCTTAGTCCTGCTTTTGTCAAATCCACGCAAGATGTGGCGCGGAGCCTTGATTCAATTCGTGCCCGCAGCCATCGCTCTGGTTCCCTATCTGAAAAGCTGA
- a CDS encoding bifunctional 2-methylcitrate synthase/citrate synthase has protein sequence MAEYINPDYVPEPDKMNVKKGLEGVVMDTSKVSKVNPHTNSLIYRGYPVQDLAENCSFEEVAYLLYNNELPTASQLADFTKKERGYREISTTLLNVIKALPQKCHPMDSIRTAVSFLGTEDARIWDATPATNMDKAIQLLAKIPTMVAADYRFKKGLDFIPPKADLSISENFFHMCFGKVPQKEVVKAFDVSLILYAEHSFNASTFTARVVTSTQSDIYSATVAGIGALKGPLHGGANEMVMHMMKEIADPAKAEQWMLDALAQKKKVMGFGHRVYRSGDSRVPTMKKYAQVMADVTGEQKWMQMYTSLEKVMVEKKKIYPNLDFPAGPAYYMMGFEIDFFTPIFVMARTTGWSAHIMEQAADNRIIRPLSEYVGHEQRKVVPLSERK, from the coding sequence ATGGCTGAATATATCAATCCAGATTACGTTCCAGAACCGGATAAAATGAACGTGAAAAAGGGCCTTGAGGGCGTGGTTATGGATACTTCAAAAGTATCTAAAGTAAACCCTCACACAAACTCTTTGATCTACCGTGGTTACCCAGTTCAAGACTTGGCTGAAAACTGCTCATTCGAAGAAGTGGCTTACCTTCTTTACAACAACGAGTTGCCAACAGCTTCTCAACTTGCGGACTTCACGAAAAAAGAGCGCGGCTACCGTGAGATCTCGACAACTTTGTTGAATGTGATCAAAGCTCTTCCACAAAAATGCCACCCGATGGATTCTATCCGCACGGCGGTTTCTTTCTTGGGAACTGAAGACGCTCGTATCTGGGATGCGACTCCCGCGACAAACATGGATAAAGCAATCCAGTTGCTAGCAAAAATTCCAACAATGGTTGCTGCCGACTACCGCTTCAAAAAAGGTTTGGACTTCATTCCTCCAAAAGCGGATCTTTCTATTTCTGAAAACTTCTTCCACATGTGCTTTGGTAAAGTACCTCAAAAAGAAGTTGTAAAGGCTTTCGACGTATCTTTGATCCTTTACGCTGAACACAGCTTCAATGCTTCTACTTTCACAGCACGTGTTGTGACTTCAACTCAATCTGATATCTACTCTGCAACTGTGGCGGGTATCGGTGCGTTGAAAGGTCCTTTGCACGGTGGTGCGAACGAAATGGTTATGCACATGATGAAAGAGATCGCAGACCCTGCGAAAGCAGAACAATGGATGTTGGATGCTCTAGCTCAGAAGAAAAAAGTCATGGGCTTCGGTCACCGCGTTTACCGTTCTGGTGACTCTCGCGTTCCAACAATGAAAAAATACGCGCAAGTTATGGCCGACGTAACTGGCGAGCAAAAATGGATGCAAATGTACACGTCGCTTGAAAAAGTGATGGTAGAGAAAAAGAAAATCTACCCTAACTTGGACTTCCCAGCGGGTCCTGCTTACTACATGATGGGCTTTGAGATCGACTTCTTTACGCCGATCTTCGTTATGGCTCGTACAACAGGCTGGTCTGCTCACATCATGGAGCAAGCTGCAGACAACCGTATCATCCGTCCTCTTTCTGAGTACGTGGGTCACGAACAACGCAAAGTTGTTCCTTTGTCTGAAAGAAAATAA